A region of the Anolis carolinensis isolate JA03-04 chromosome 1, rAnoCar3.1.pri, whole genome shotgun sequence genome:
CAATTTTGATCACTCAGCTAGATTCCAAGGAATTTCTGTTTGTACACATTTTCATTTCAGATATTTAATTATAAAATAGAATAGGATCTTGAGGACGTACACTGTTCACCCTTGAGCAGATAGCTATGGGGTGCTGTATTATGTAGTTGAAATTTTTAACATTCCTGCAACTTAGGCAGCAAacctattagaatcatagaatcatagagttggaagagatcttgtgggccatccagtccaaccccctgccaagaagcaggaaattgcattcaaagtacccccaatagatggccatccagcctctgtttcaaagcctccaaagaaggagcctcaatcacactccggggcagagagttccactgccgaacagctctcacggtgaggaagttcttcctaatgttcagtggaatctcctttcctatagtttgaagccgttgttccgcttcctagtctgcagggcagcagaaaacaagcttgcttcctcctccttatgactttccctcacacatttatacatggctatcatgtctgctctcagccttttcttctgagaTGAcgccttctcagccttctcttctattaAGTGATATAGTCTCAGTTTGTGACAACTGACATACAAGAATTGAAGGAACCACATTTCAGAACATTATTTTAGATTATATATTGTTGAAAACAGAATGGACCTTCCATTTTAAAAGTGTTCAAAAGTCTGAGTAGAATTGATCAGCCTAGTTTTAATCTAATCTTTCCAATGCACCCATACTGAAAAGCCATGGGCTGTGGAATATCCAAAACTGAGCCTATAGCCGTGTCGTCTTACAGTGCCTGTTAATGATTCTCAAGTTCTGCCACAACAGCCACTGTTCTTTCTATTCTTGCCCTGCTCTTCCACCTTAAACTGTGATCCTCAATGAAATTACTAGGAAGGAACATCCTATTGAACCCGGTAAGGGTTACCTCTGAGGAAACATGCATTGGATTGTGCTGTCGCACTCTAAGTAAGTAGCCTTATCTTAGGCAGCATGAATTATTGAGAGTTGGCTGTGCTATCGCAGTAGCTTGGATATCCATCCTGTGTTGCAGGCTTGCAATGGGACGCACCCTGGCCTGACCCGCTGCTTTGTTCCGAATCAGTAAAGTGCTGGATCAGTATCGGGGGCATGGCTCCTCTTTCGGCTCATCACACTAGGAGAGAAAGGCCTTTATGTGCAACCAATCACAGGAGCACACAGAGAAGCATTTTAAGCAAGCAACTGTGTCTGTCTGATGCTCACTGCTGCGGTGTGGTTGCCGATTTTGGTCCTTGCAGCCATGATGACTCCTATCGCCAAATCCTTTTATGATCTAAATGCCACTGACCTCCAAGGGGAGAAAGTGGATTTCaacaatttcagaggaagggtgGTCCTGATTGAGAACGTGGCCTCCCTCTGAGGCACGACGGTGAGGGACTACACCCAGATGAACCTGCTGCAGAGCAAATATCCTCGGCGGTTGGTTGTCCTGGGTTTCCCTTGCAACCAGTTTGGCTACCAGGTAAGTgcctttgtttcattttttttctgcattgCTCTTCCGGGAAGGAAGTTGCTTTTTTCTCACCAGGGCCAGTCTTGCTTTCAACATTGCTGTCAATCGATTTTGATCCCATTAGTTGTGGATTGGGGGATCATTTCAACTACTTATTGGGACTATTTCTGAGTAGATACACATAGGAGAAATCAAGCTGTGTATGTATTCTACAAGTGACATATTTGGAGGCCACACAAATCCTAAAGACTTCAAAAGAGGATGATGCATTTCAGCTAGGATACATTTTTTTAAGAGGAACGGGATATTTTTAAACATCGTTGGATCATCTACAATTGTTTAATGCTTAATCACACAGCAGTAATGTTGGATATAATGGGATTAATAGCAAAGGGATTCCTTTTTCATGAAGAAAATCTTCTACAGGAAAAATAAGGTTATGAAAACAAGGTATCACAGCTCTTGCTAGAACAGGGACAGAACCAGAGTGGAACCCATCAAACTCTTTCAGATAGGCTGCACCACTTGGTGTGGCTCCAAGGAGAAAGCATACTGTTCTATAACACTTGAGAGCAGAAATAGGGAAACTGGTTTTTTTagtaaaattccccaaaatccttACCCAGCATGGTGTTGCCAAGCAAGATAACTATGCAAATATTGTAAGTCCATTTGAATCCCATATtgagaagaggggggggggaagcaaaaaagaaaattcCCTTACATTTTCATGTTTGGATTAATTTTATCTTCTAAAGCAAAAATTTTAATGCCCTTCACTAAACTGTGCAGGACTCCagatattattttatgtttcatagacACCTTATACACCAAGTTTGAAAATaactttatacacaatattttttaataattttgtgcatgaagcggTGTGTGGTCATTGGCTCATCAGAAATAAAAGGTGTCACTACCTCTGCCACACAAGTTCAGATTTCGGAAGATTATGTgtactcaagtacagtagagtctcacttatccaagcctcgcttatccaagcttctggactatccaagccattttgtagtcaatgttttcaatatatcatgatattttggtgctaaattcataaatacagtaattacaacataacgttactgcgtattgaactgctttttctgtcaaatttgttgtaaaacatgatgttttggtgcttaatttgtaaaatcataacctaatttgatgtttattaggcttttccttaatctctccttcttatccaagatattcgcttatccaagcttctgccggcccatttagcttggataagtgagactctactgtataaccaagtATTTTAGTACTCAGCTTGTACCTTTGCCTGTCTGTagaaatacagtaatattatACTAAAGAATTAAACTTGCTGATCGTTCAGGACAACCAACACCAACAGCCTTCAGCAGACATGTCATAATTTCTTATGATAAAGCCAACTATATGGGAATTTCAGCATGAATCAAAATGGGTATCAGGTTGCACCAAATTGTTATGCTTGGTGTCATTAAGAGAAATAAGTATCAGACAAAGCTTTGACACCATTTTTTCTCTTACAcgtatgcatttgatcctaacaGGAGAACTGTACCAATGAAGAGATCCTCAACAGCCTGAAACATGTGCGGCCTGGTTCAGGCTTTGAACCCAATTTCACTCTTTGCCAGAAATGTGAGGTGAATGGCAAGAACACCCACTCTGTCTTTGCATATCTGAAGGACAAACTCCCTTACCCAGATGACAACCCCTCCTGCCTCATGATGGAGCCCAAATTCATCCTATGGAGCCCTGTGAGCCGCAACGACATTTCCTGGAACTTTGAGAAGTTCCTGGTGGGACCTGAAGGAGAGCCATTCAAGCGCTACAGCCCCCGATTCCTCACCACCAACATTGAGCCTGACATACAGCGCCTCCTGAAGCTTGCCAAATAAGCCAGGGAATCGACACTATTTCTGAAATTATTCAAATAGCCATAACATAGCAGCATGGGTCAGAAGAAAGGCTAGAAATTCACTGCACTGTGGTCATGCGCATCCCCCTTACGGATCACCAAAAGAATCAAGGAAATACCCACagcacccttccttcctttttcttcctctcctccttttctgcTGAGTGAATCAGGTGCTTCATCCTATCTCCTACAACAGCCAATATCAGATCTTTACTAATTGACGGTGTCCTCCTAAAGCTCAACAGAGGGAACCTGAAGCATGTAAAGGTGCTGATCCCATAACTTTTTATTTGCTGGGCATTATTGGTTTCataagtgaaataaaaaagaagtTGAAGAAACCACTCCTCCTTCTCTTATGTCAAAGCCAGATAATAAAGCCTACTCTGGATTTGTGGAAAGGGATAACACATTTTTGTACATGGGTGAGATTCCAGATTAACATTCAATTAAGGAACAGTTCAAAATGCAATCAATAACCTTGAATGTCACCAATTGACATATCCTCTATATGTGATTTGTTGTTCAATGAAGACATCCAaaaggttttcaatacatttttcaTCCGCAGGTACAGAACATGCATTTTAACAGTATTAAATAACAAACTTTGCTGAAATTAGTGCTTTTCTGATCTAGATTACAGTAGATTTTAGGAGGGCATCAAGACTAAACAATTAAGCAATAGTTTTAACTTAAATGTAGTATGAAtggtctctttaaaaaaaacccaaccaacATCATGTTTCTTTCTATATTATATCCCAGAATTACCGTAGTTCTAAATGAGAATTTACTTTTTCAAAATAGCCAATCAAAACTGATTTGTATCATCTACTCAGTTTTTTATTGTGTTAGGCTAAGATcaaaatcaataaacaaaatGCACAGTGATTTAAGGACAGTCTTCTATTGTAATTACATGTTGAATCCCAACACTGGAAAGCAGAGCCTCAAAGcatattttgatttcttttgaaatataattATTTAGTATTTTtgtaatacaaatacaaatttgtagcattctaaaatttaaaaaatgacttaaATATTTCAGTTATGTTTgaacagtaatacagaaatgcctttttttattaatttcaaCTGAATTGCAATTTAGGTCCTTGGAATACTAATTACTTACCTATTAGAGTAACTTTCCAAATTCTGTTAGAATTCTGTTAGTCTAGTTCAAAATTGGATCTCTCCAGAAGAATTTTACTCACCTTTAAAGAACGGGCAAATCCTCTGTAGAATATAGAGTACTTATAGGGGTTCCTAACTAGTATGTTAGAACCAtattatcatagaatcaaagatttggaagagatctcgtaagccatccagtccaacccgctgccaagaagcaggaaaatcgtatccaaatcacccccgacagatggccacccagcctctgcttaaaagtctccaaagaaggatcctctaCCACACAATTATGCGTAATCACATCTTTTTCTTTTGACTCTGCTCAATACAAACCCATAGAATTGTTGCAAATCTGTGACAGAACAAAAGTTAAAACTCTGCAATCAGGCCACTTTTCCAGGCCAGAGCTTGCAATAGTGTCTTTTTAGAATAGTCTCTCCACACCCACAGTCTAGTAGACCATATTGTCTGAGGGAATGTAAGAGTTGTAATCTGTTAATCTGATTTGTTTTGGAGTGATGGAGTCCACATTTATTTCCTTGTCAGGAAATGAAGTTACAGTGTGAAGCTAAGCCTTTTtgtctattgaaatgaagaatagAGAAAGTGAGCGTGCACGCCACATCTTTCCAGAATGCTGTTTTATGGGCTACTCCCCCTATTTGGAGGAGAGGGCTCAAAATGCATGGGAGGCAATCCCAGTACATTCACACCCTAATGAGAGAACAAGCCTCTTTCTAGCCAATTTACTTTCTGACTAAACGGGGAAGACATTCCCAAACACTGAGGTAGGCTTAACATATGGAGGGACACGAATCCCAGAAAATATTCAGTTTCCCAGTTCACAAAAGCACAGTCTCACTCCCTTAAATCGCAGAAGATGCATCTCTGAGAAGCAAGGAGGAAACACACAAAGTGTCCCAGCCTTGGATGTGAATTTTGAGGGCCACATGCTCCAGAAAAACTGGGCAAAATCCATGATTGCTGCAGGCAGATGAAATGCCCGCAGTTCTGTTTATCATCCCCTCTTCATCTGACAGTAGCAGACTGCAGCATTCGCTGCTGCTAGTGCTTCGTCCAGCTAGCAAAGGAAGGCTCGCCACACAGGTAAAACATTTGATACAGCACTGCTGAATCATTCCCCAAAGTGCTCAAATAAACAGGAGGGCATCAGGAGACTGGCACAGGTTGGCACACACTGCTGCATAAGGAAAAATACAACGTGAGCATAGCCAGTTGCGTTGCCTTGACTTTCAGGGCACATTTAAACCCCAAAACATAGAAAGTCTCCTGTGGTTTATGAACATTTTGACAGATGCTTCACACAGCTGTCCAGAGCTTGGTATTTACTAGCTCCTCAcccattctatatatatattcccctTACTCATTGATCTCATATCCTGGTGAAGAGTAAATGAAGTTCCAGTAGTTTTTTCTTTCATCTGCACCTTTTAAAGGCAATGTCTACTAAAGTTTAAGTTTCAACTGCAAAGGAACAACTGCACCAAAAGCAGATATATCCCAACAGGGCAGGTCTTCTCAATATTCATTTTTGCCTCTTTCTTGCAGGTAAGCATCTCTATTAGTATGCAGAAGCCGCAGAGAGAACAAGGCCAGTGTTTGCAAACTGGGTCAGCGGTTCCGTGCAATGTGACTGCCATTAAAAGCATGGCTCAGTCTTTGTAGGATTCATGTGGCTAGATGGATGAAGAGGAAGATTTGACCTCCACCCTCCACCAGTCCCACCACTGTTCAACCATATAATCTTGGGAAATTAATAGTAATGCATGCCTCAAAGGTCTAAATCCAAAAAGCATGTTGACCCACAAACAAGATGGGAGATAATAACACTGAATTGAATATGCCTGTTATGTGAAGGCCCATTACTTTCATGATCTCATGAAGATCTCAAGATCTTTCATGAAGGAAAGAGGCAAAGGTAGTAGTTGAGTCCCTATATTGAaagacagcaaataaataaatacatacatacatattttcttcATACACTTTAGAACAGTGGGTCCCGACACCAAATAGGGTCccattagctcaatgttggggttccAAAAATTTTGGAACAGGACTAGTTTTTGGAACTTTTGATTGCTttggacatttacatgaatctattGTGCAGTGTTCACAGTGGACTctgtagaagatgcttcagctgtactttataaaaatgagaatcagcctgtttagaaagCCCTGCAAATGCTGTTAGCAGTAAACATTTaggttttatacctattttacacCTCTATGCACTTggagtcatgtaaaaatttctcaggccaaaaggggttgtgagtggaaaagtttaagaagccctactTTAGAGCATCAAGGCCCGTTTCTCATCATTGCCATAATCTTATTTGGTGCCAAATGGCTGCAGTAAGGAATAGTATAAAGAGCTGACAGAGATCTCTCTCCATCGTGTTTGATTTGTTGCCAGGTAAGAGCTATTTCCCTGAAGTGCTAAAGTGCAAAAGGAAAAAAGCATATGTGTCTAATGGATTGAGGCAGAAGGCCAGGTCTTGGAGCGTGCCTTTTAGCTTAAAAGATACATAAAATCTATGATTCTCATTAAAGACTTCACTTTGTCAGGCCTTCCAGGAATTAAGATCAATATGCAACTCTTAAGATAATAAGGCTGAGAAATAAACACTAACCGACAAGAATGGAAGCTTAAATGCAATTGTTAGTCCCATTAAATCAAGAACAACGTAATAAGTCAACATGTATGTAAATTTGACtgattcagtgggtttactcTACTCAAATGCAAATTTATCCCAAATAATTTTCCCTATAgtaggaaagggaaaagaaagtgTGAATGAGGAAGTAGCACCACTGAGAATAATGAACTTTTGCAGACATCAATTTGCTTCCATCAGTGCCTCTGCAGAAGTGGAATCATATTTATAAATATCTTGTGTTAAAATAAATTAGCTAGTTTGAAAAGTCCTGCTTGATTCTTTCCCCATCCCTGGGCCATTTCCCCTCTCAGATGAGAGAAACTGACCTGGCTAATTCTTTGAAAACTCCACAGTAAGGAAAGCAATATGAAATTCT
Encoded here:
- the gpx2 gene encoding glutathione peroxidase 2, yielding MLTAAVWLPILVLAAMMTPIAKSFYDLNATDLQGEKVDFNNFRGRVVLIENVASLUGTTVRDYTQMNLLQSKYPRRLVVLGFPCNQFGYQENCTNEEILNSLKHVRPGSGFEPNFTLCQKCEVNGKNTHSVFAYLKDKLPYPDDNPSCLMMEPKFILWSPVSRNDISWNFEKFLVGPEGEPFKRYSPRFLTTNIEPDIQRLLKLAK